The window CATGTGGCCAGAATTCAAAGGCCGTGATGGCTGCCGTACGCCCATGCCTTGGGATGGCCAAGCGGCCGACATGGGCTTTGGCAGCGGCACGCAAAAACCTTGGCTGCCTTTGACAGAAGCCTATCGCACATTGGCCGTCTCTGAGCAAGACAAAGACCCCCAGTCTTTGCTGAACTTCTATCGGAGCTTGTTGGCATGGCGCAAAGGCCAAGAAGTGTTGTTACATGGCGATCAAGCCTTGCTTCCTGTGCACCAACAAGTCATGGCCTTTGTTCGTGAACATGAAGGAAAAAAAGTGTTGTGCGCATTTAACTTTAGCGAAAGCGCAGCCACCCTAGACTTGCCTGCGCCCTTCAAGTCTGCATCGATGTTGCCCATCCCAGGTTTGGGCGGTGGCAGTGTGTCGGGCGAGAACATTCATTTAGAGACCTACGGCGCGTTGCTGTTGGCCCTTTGACATCGGAGACCGGCATGTCACGCATTGATTTCCAAAACGTCTGCAAGCGTTACTCACCCGAATTGCCTTTGACGATCAACAACGCCAAGCTCACCATCGAACAAGGTGAGTTTTGTGTGTTTGTGGGTCCATCGGGCTGCGGCAAGTCCACCCTGCTGCGCATGGTGGCAGGCTTGGAGGACATCACGTCAGGTGACTTGCTGATTGAAGGTCAGCGTGTGAACGATTTGCCACCGGCCAAGCGCGGCGTGGCCATGGTGTTCCAAAGCTATGCGCTGTACCCGCACATGACGGTGGGCGAAAACATGGCCTTTGGTCTGCGCGTATTGGGCTCTGACAAAGCCGAGATTGATCGCAAGGTCAAGGCGGCTGCCGACATTTTGCAACTCACACCTTTGCTCGATCGCTTGCCCAAAGCTTTGTCAGGTGGCCAGCGCCAGCGTGTGGCCATTGGCCGCGCCATTGTGAAAGAACCTAAGCTGTTTTTATTTGATGAGCCTTTGTCAAATCTTGACGCGGCACTTCGCGTCCAAACGCGCTTGGAAATTGCCAAACTGCACAAAGACATGAATTCGGCCAGCATGATTTACGTCACGCACGATCAGGTGGAGGCCATGACCTTGGCCAACAAAATTGTGCTGCTGCACACAGGAGCCCTGATTCAAGAGCGCGGCAGTGTGGCCCAAGTGGGCTCGCCCATGGACCTTTACCACCGCCCTGTGAGCTTGTTTGTGGCGGAGTTCATCGGCTCACCCAAAATGAACTTGTTGCACGGCCATTTGGTCGATGCACAAGAAGGCTACGCCACGGTGAAAGTGGGCGAGCAATTGATCAAGGCCGCGGTGGACGCACGACACTTGAAAGCAGGTGAACGCGTGCAACTGGGCATCCGGCCCGAGCACATTCCATTGACCTCCACTAGTGCAGGCAGCAACGTGGCAGGCCACTTGCAACACATTGAGCGCTTGGGCGATTCGTCTTTGCTTTATGTGCAAATGGGCGAAGGCCAAGCCGTGACCACCGTGAAAGTGGAAGGCAGTGCCACCACCAGCGCGGGCACCTCACTCAATTTGTGCATGCTGCCCGACCAACTGCATTTGTTTGACAGCCACGGCATGGCCTGCCAGCGCACCGTGGAATTGCCAAACTGACATGCCTGTCGTTTCAACCGATTGGCGCCAACAGGTCGCCTATCAAATCTATCCACGTTCGTTTGCCGACAGCAATGGCGACGGCATTGGCGACTTGCCCGGCATCACAGCCAAGCTAGACTACCTCGAAGCCTTGGGCGTGGGCATTGTGTGGTTGTCACCGGTGTACGACTCTCCCAACGACGACAACGGCTACGACATCCGCGACTATCGCCGCATCATGAAAGAGTTTGGCACCATGGCCGACTTTGACCAGATGTTGGCAGGCATGAAGGCACGCGGAATTCGCTTGATGATGGACTTGGTGGTGAACCACACCTCCGATGAACACGAGTGGTTCAAGCAGGCTCGCAGTTCACGCGACAACCCGTATCACGACTTTTACATTTGGCAGGACCCTGTGGAAGGGCGCGAGCCTACCAACTGGGAAGCAGCTTTCAATGGTTCCGCATGGACCTTCAATGAGGCCACGGGCGAGTACTACCTGCACATGTTTTCTAAAAAGCAGCCTGACTTGAATTGGGAAAACCCCAAGGTCAGGCAAGAGGTGTACGCGCTAATGCACTTCTGGTTGACAAAAGGTGTGGGCGGCTTTCGCATGGACGTGATCAACATGATCTCAAAACCATGGCAATTGGACCCGACAGGTCAATCTTTGCCGCGATTGCCCGATGCACCGGTTGTTCAAGACGGATTTTTGCAACCGGCATTTGAGATGGTGACGCATGGCCCCCGCTTGATGGACTTTATGCACGAAATGCGGCGTGAAGTTCTGGACCACTACGATTGCATCACTGTTGGTGAATCGCCTTGCGCCACAGTTGAACAAGCACAGGCCATCACGGACGCTGAAACAGGTGCTTTGAACATGGTGTTTCAATTTGAGCACATGGACGTCGACAGCCAACCAGGCAAAGGCAAGTGGGCGCTGAAGCCTTTGCACTTGCCCGATTTGAAAGCCAGTTTGAGCCATTGGCAAACTGCTTTGCATGGCAAAGGTTGGAACAGTTTGTACTGGTGCAATCACGATCAACCCCGAGCCATCTCTCGCTTTGGTGACGATGGCGTGTTTCGCGTTCGCTCCGGCAAAATGCTGGCAACTTGTCTGCACATGATGCAAGGCACACCCTTCATCTACCAAGGTGAAGAACTGGGAATGACCAATGTCAAATGGCACCACATTGACGCCTACCAGGACATTGAAACGCGCAACATGTTTCATGTTGCAGTGACCCAAAAAAGACAAAACCCTGAGCAGGTGATGAAGGCCATTCACGCCAAGGGTCGCGACAATGCCAGAACCCCTATGCAGTGGACCGGTGATGCGCAAGCGGGCTTCACCACAGGACAACCTTGGCTGGCAGTCAACGACAACTTCGCGGAAGTGAATGCCGCACAGGCACTTTCTGACGAAGACTCTTTGTTTCACTACTACCGTCAGTTGATTGCTTTGCGCAAAACATGGCCAGTCCTGATCGACGGTCAATTTGAATTGCTGCTGCCCAAACACACCACTTTGTTTGCTTACACGAGGCAAATGGCGTCTGTGCGATTGTTGGTGCTGTGCAATTTCAGCAGCCAGTTTCAGGGCTTGCCATTGAAGCAGTTACCTGACATTTCAAAAGCTACGCCCTTGATTGGCAATTTGCCGCTTGAAGAATGGCATTTGGCACCCGACACCTTGGCTGCGTGGGAAGCACGCGTTTACGTTTTGTCTTGAGGTCAATTGAGCGCCTGATGACGCATGCGGGCATGCGTCGCCCGTGCATGCGGAATCCAACCGCGTGAGACCCAGCGGTGCCACATCATCAAGCCGCGAATCCACTCATCCGCGGCATACGCAATCCATACGCCCGTCAGGCCCCAGCCCCAATGCACGCCTAGCAACCAACTGCCACCAGCCAACACCACCGCCATTGATCCTGCGCCGGCATAAAACGGATAGCGAGAATCACCTGTGGCGCGCAAGGCAGAGATCACGATCAAGTTAAAAGTACGGCCAGTTTCTAGCAAGATAGACCACCAAAACAAACGCCGTCCCTCTTCCAAAATGAGGGGGTCGCTGGTGAACCAACCGAGCAAACTCGACCCTTGCCATGCCATCATCACAGCCACCACGGTGGTCACTGCAAAACCAATGGTTTGCGCGCGCTTGACCAAGACATGTGCGTCCCGCAAATGTCTAGCGCCAACCAAATGGCCCACCACCGTTTCAACGGCCATGCCAATGGCAGCACCGCTGATCAAGATCCACATGTTGAACTGCAACACATAAGCCTGTGTGGCCAAGGCATGCGTCCCCATGACGCCGACCGCTGCGACACTGACCATGAAAGCCAATTCCCACGACAGATTTTCGGCAGCACCCGGCAAGCCAATGTGCAAGATGTGTTTCATTTGGGTCCAACGAACACGCCAAAAGTCAGACCACGATGGTGCCAAGTTCAAACGCCTTTGCCAAAGCAGCCAATGCAACATCAAACCCACCAAGCGGCTGATGACAAGCGCTACCGCAAAGCCCGGCAAACCCATACCAGGCCAATCTGAGATGAATTTCAACCAAGGTGCACCGTGCATAAGAGGCCAAGCCAGACTGACATGCACCGCATGCATCACCAACATGACCCACAAAGTTTCCCGCGTCCGCAAATGCGCGCGCATGACGCTGGCCATGCAAGCATTCCAAGCATCCAACAGCAAGGCCAATGACAAGGCTTGCAACAGTGGCACTGCCAGCGCCAACACATCAGGCGGCGCATTGAGCAGTTGCAGCAAAGGCGTGGCAAACAACAAGGCCACCACCGCCATGCTGCCCCCCATCCATGTTCCTGCTGCCAATGCAGCACGCGCTACACGATCAGCTTCCGCAAATTGTTTGGCGCCGAGGTTTTGACTGACGACAACGCCGATGCCCGCACCGACCAAGCGAAAGACCATGAACAACAAGCCAAACAAATGGTTGGTCAGTGCAAATGCGCCGCCAGCTGCATCCGAAATATGCGCGGCGAAGCGTGTCCCCAGCATGCCGACGGCAATGCCGATCCCCAATTCGACAAACAAAGGCGCAGCAACCGCACCAAAGCGTAACTTCATGGTTTCAATTCAAGCAAGACACGGTCCATCCACAAGGGCTGCGCGGCTTGGCCACCGCCCATCTCAGACCCGCCACCTTGCGGCGACAACTTGCGATAACCGTTGTCGTAGTCCCATGTGTTCACGCTTAACTGAAGCCCTTTGAGCGAAGTCACATCGGCCAACAAACTGGCTGGCAAATCAAATTGAACCGTGCGAGCGGCAACATCCACTTGAATTTTGGCGCCTTCAGGCAAAGCCATTCCTTCTGCCGTGGCACTGGCACCCTGGGCTGTAAACAAAGCATTGGACCACCCGTGAACACGCAAGCGGTAATGCCAATGCGTGCTCTCGGGCAAGTGGTCTTGCTGCAATGGCATCACGCGCAAGCCGTTGCTGGCATCGGGCTTGCCAATGAAAAAAGTAAAGGCCACGTGGTCAAAGCCATTGGCTGGATTCCAGCTTCGGTTGATCGCCCCCATCTTCACTTTGAGCCGCAAAGATTTTCCAGCGGACCAGACTTCAAGCCTTTCAATGTCAAAAGTACCTGGAACGTAGGTCGGGTCTTGCGGGTAAACATACTGCCCCTGCGGACCCAGATCGTCTCCCACAGGGTCATCGATTGCAGCCATCAATTGCCACTCTTTTTTCATGTAGACCTGCTGCGCATCACTGACCGCCAACACCTCTTTGGTTTGTGCATGGCGCAGCAACAGCACCACACGTTGGGCGGTTTGATCGGGCCAACGCGACGTGTCAACGCGCAGTTGCCATTCCCGAGTTGCGGCGCCCATGGCAGGCTGAATCACCTGTGCATTTTTCAAATCACCATTGACCACCCACACGCATTCCACGTTGGCGGCGGAGGTGATTGGCCATTCACCTGTCAAGTCAAAATCACCCGATACCTGCGTCGGCAAATTGGCAGGCAACTTTAACTTCAAGGCAGTGGGGGCCTCCCGCCTTTCAAGCACAGGCTTTGTGCTGCCTACCCAGATGAAGGTACTGCGGGGTGCCAACGACAAGTTGAACAAACCCGTGGGCGTCAGTGCTGCGCGCAAATCGACATCTTGTGGCATCTTGAATTGTGCGCCTTCAACGCCCCACACACCTGTCAGTGTTCGCGGTCTTTGTGACACTGACAAACCTTGCATCAAGTCCAAGTTGTCCAGCAACACAGGGTGTTCTGCGGTATTGAAAATCACCCAAGCCGATTGCCCGCCATGGTCCATGCGATAGGCCAACACACCCGCACCTGCAGCATCGTCACGCAAGACAGTGGGCACGCCCCGCGAAAAGACACGGTGCTGCTTGCGTACTTGGGCGAGGCTTTTGGTGAAGAGGTAAAGCGGTGCTTGGGTGTCAAAGTGATCTTTGCCACCTGAGCCATAACCTGCGGCAAACATGGCGGCTCGCTGTTCCTTGAATCCTTGCTCAGTGCCGTAATACAAAGTTGGAATGCCGGGCAAGGTCATGATCACGGCCAAACTTTGACGCAAGGCCACCTCATTGCTTCCTTTTAAAAATCGGTCAACATCGTGGTTGTCTAAGAAGCTGGGCATGCGATGAGGGTCGCTGTGCAACTTCATCATCTGGCGAATGCGCTCGCCCAATTCTTGGGTAGGACGTCCTCGCGCCATGACCTCGCCCACACTGCCATAGAGCGGAAAATTCAGCATGCCCTGCATCACAGGTTTGCCTTGATCATCGCGAACGTAGCCTTCAATTTTGCGCATGGCTTTGGTTTCGCCCGCCTTGTCGATGGCAAATCCTTCACCGAAGGTGAAAAAATCTTGGCGACCGGTTTGTTGCCCCACGATGCGCATACCGGGTTGCTTGGGGTCTTTGGCGTATAAAAAATCTTGGACTGCGTCTGGCGGGACAAACACGGCGGTGTCTAGACGAAACGCATCCACACCCACTTGCCGAATCCAATGGCCGTAACTGTCACGCAATGCGCGGCGAACCACTGGATTTTCAGAATTCAAATCGTCCAACCCCGACATCTGGAAATTCAATTCCTGTTGTCGATCGTTGTAATTGTTGACATCCGGCGTCCAGTGATAAATGCCGGCCGCGCGGTGCGCCGGATTGCGCGGATCGTTCATGTGAAAGGGTGCTTGCGTCGGGGCTTTCATGGGCACAGACGTAGGTTTGAGCTCAAACCCTTGCGCAGGGTCTTGGGGGTTCCAGTTTTTGTATCGGAAAAAATCACCCGTGTGATTCAACACAATGTCTTGCACCAGGTACATGCCTTTGCGGTGCAAAGCATCGGACAGTTCTTGGTACTCTTTCAAAGTGCCCACGTGTGGGTCCAAGCGTTTGAAGTCGGAGGCCCAATAACCGTGGTAGCCACCATATTCACCGTTCCACCATTGATTGGCGACGGGCGGCGTGATCCAAACTGCCGTAGCCCCTAAGCCCTGGATGTAGGCAAGTCTTTTTTTCACCCCCGCCAAGTCACCCCCGCTGTAATGCGATTCTTTTTGCGGATTGAACTCCCCCGCGCCTTGGTTGTTGTTGTGAGGATTTGCATCCTCAAACCGATCGGTCATGAGGAAATAAATGATTTGATCTCGCCAATCAGGCGAAGGCACGTGCAGCTTCAAAGCAGGCCCTGCAGCCGCTGAATTCAGAAGCCCAGCCCACAGCGCCACACATGCCGAGAGAGCTGTAGCTTTACTACGAAGGTTGGAAAATAACATGGGCATTTCATCCAGCAGACGGTTCAGAAAACGCCTATTTTGCTTGATTTTTTGAAAATCGCTGCTTGAACTCAGACCCCCAATGCGGTTACAGTTCAGGTACATTTTGAAGTAGTTACATTACAAAAGTGACGCTATTCATGTACCCAATGGCAAGCGCAATACATAGACCCTGACCCATGATCGCTTTCGATTCTCCCCGCCTGATTGCTGACATTGGCGGCTTGTATGCTCGGTTTGC is drawn from Limnohabitans sp. 103DPR2 and contains these coding sequences:
- a CDS encoding ABC transporter ATP-binding protein yields the protein MSRIDFQNVCKRYSPELPLTINNAKLTIEQGEFCVFVGPSGCGKSTLLRMVAGLEDITSGDLLIEGQRVNDLPPAKRGVAMVFQSYALYPHMTVGENMAFGLRVLGSDKAEIDRKVKAAADILQLTPLLDRLPKALSGGQRQRVAIGRAIVKEPKLFLFDEPLSNLDAALRVQTRLEIAKLHKDMNSASMIYVTHDQVEAMTLANKIVLLHTGALIQERGSVAQVGSPMDLYHRPVSLFVAEFIGSPKMNLLHGHLVDAQEGYATVKVGEQLIKAAVDARHLKAGERVQLGIRPEHIPLTSTSAGSNVAGHLQHIERLGDSSLLYVQMGEGQAVTTVKVEGSATTSAGTSLNLCMLPDQLHLFDSHGMACQRTVELPN
- a CDS encoding glycoside hydrolase family 13 protein; the encoded protein is MPVVSTDWRQQVAYQIYPRSFADSNGDGIGDLPGITAKLDYLEALGVGIVWLSPVYDSPNDDNGYDIRDYRRIMKEFGTMADFDQMLAGMKARGIRLMMDLVVNHTSDEHEWFKQARSSRDNPYHDFYIWQDPVEGREPTNWEAAFNGSAWTFNEATGEYYLHMFSKKQPDLNWENPKVRQEVYALMHFWLTKGVGGFRMDVINMISKPWQLDPTGQSLPRLPDAPVVQDGFLQPAFEMVTHGPRLMDFMHEMRREVLDHYDCITVGESPCATVEQAQAITDAETGALNMVFQFEHMDVDSQPGKGKWALKPLHLPDLKASLSHWQTALHGKGWNSLYWCNHDQPRAISRFGDDGVFRVRSGKMLATCLHMMQGTPFIYQGEELGMTNVKWHHIDAYQDIETRNMFHVAVTQKRQNPEQVMKAIHAKGRDNARTPMQWTGDAQAGFTTGQPWLAVNDNFAEVNAAQALSDEDSLFHYYRQLIALRKTWPVLIDGQFELLLPKHTTLFAYTRQMASVRLLVLCNFSSQFQGLPLKQLPDISKATPLIGNLPLEEWHLAPDTLAAWEARVYVLS
- a CDS encoding MATE family efflux transporter codes for the protein MKLRFGAVAAPLFVELGIGIAVGMLGTRFAAHISDAAGGAFALTNHLFGLLFMVFRLVGAGIGVVVSQNLGAKQFAEADRVARAALAAGTWMGGSMAVVALLFATPLLQLLNAPPDVLALAVPLLQALSLALLLDAWNACMASVMRAHLRTRETLWVMLVMHAVHVSLAWPLMHGAPWLKFISDWPGMGLPGFAVALVISRLVGLMLHWLLWQRRLNLAPSWSDFWRVRWTQMKHILHIGLPGAAENLSWELAFMVSVAAVGVMGTHALATQAYVLQFNMWILISGAAIGMAVETVVGHLVGARHLRDAHVLVKRAQTIGFAVTTVVAVMMAWQGSSLLGWFTSDPLILEEGRRLFWWSILLETGRTFNLIVISALRATGDSRYPFYAGAGSMAVVLAGGSWLLGVHWGWGLTGVWIAYAADEWIRGLMMWHRWVSRGWIPHARATHARMRHQALN
- a CDS encoding alpha-amylase family glycosyl hydrolase, with protein sequence MPSPDWRDQIIYFLMTDRFEDANPHNNNQGAGEFNPQKESHYSGGDLAGVKKRLAYIQGLGATAVWITPPVANQWWNGEYGGYHGYWASDFKRLDPHVGTLKEYQELSDALHRKGMYLVQDIVLNHTGDFFRYKNWNPQDPAQGFELKPTSVPMKAPTQAPFHMNDPRNPAHRAAGIYHWTPDVNNYNDRQQELNFQMSGLDDLNSENPVVRRALRDSYGHWIRQVGVDAFRLDTAVFVPPDAVQDFLYAKDPKQPGMRIVGQQTGRQDFFTFGEGFAIDKAGETKAMRKIEGYVRDDQGKPVMQGMLNFPLYGSVGEVMARGRPTQELGERIRQMMKLHSDPHRMPSFLDNHDVDRFLKGSNEVALRQSLAVIMTLPGIPTLYYGTEQGFKEQRAAMFAAGYGSGGKDHFDTQAPLYLFTKSLAQVRKQHRVFSRGVPTVLRDDAAGAGVLAYRMDHGGQSAWVIFNTAEHPVLLDNLDLMQGLSVSQRPRTLTGVWGVEGAQFKMPQDVDLRAALTPTGLFNLSLAPRSTFIWVGSTKPVLERREAPTALKLKLPANLPTQVSGDFDLTGEWPITSAANVECVWVVNGDLKNAQVIQPAMGAATREWQLRVDTSRWPDQTAQRVVLLLRHAQTKEVLAVSDAQQVYMKKEWQLMAAIDDPVGDDLGPQGQYVYPQDPTYVPGTFDIERLEVWSAGKSLRLKVKMGAINRSWNPANGFDHVAFTFFIGKPDASNGLRVMPLQQDHLPESTHWHYRLRVHGWSNALFTAQGASATAEGMALPEGAKIQVDVAARTVQFDLPASLLADVTSLKGLQLSVNTWDYDNGYRKLSPQGGGSEMGGGQAAQPLWMDRVLLELKP